The sequence TTCTTGTCGagaggattttttaaattcactttatcATGAAATGCTATAAATGGGAATTAAGATCTTGAGTAATATATTGATCGTTTTGCTTTTTACAGAATGCACGCTTGAGAAACTGAAATGCTATCAGTGTGAAGTGAGAAAGTCTGACCAATGTACAGATGAATACTTGTTACCATGTCCAGAGGATCAAGCATATGATAGCTGCATGACGAGGATTCTTAAATTAAGTAAGTTATTTGCCTAGTTTCCTTTAttaacacgtttttttttttaatatggtttcTGTTTTGTTGTAGCGTCAGTGGTGTTTCAAAATTGTACTGGAAATCAAtaacgtaaaaaataaaataaataatgaagttatACGGAAAGCAAATACACAGTCCAGTCATATTAATGTGACCACCGCCTACTTTTGACGTCAGCTTTAAATAGCCAATCGCAGAAGGCACGTGTTCGAAGCAAATTTGGTGGATATATAAAGTATGTTAAAGGCATTCGGAAAACATTTCCGTTCTTATAGTCATGCAGAAACGGAGCGATTTATCCGACGTCCAAAAAGGCATAATCATTGGCTTTCAGGTGGAAGCATTTCCGAAACGGCTAATTTTGTAAACGGTTCTTGGGCCGCCGTGGTAAAAGTATATCGTGCATGGCAAAATTACGAGATGACAAATGTGGTGCACTATGTGCCATAGATGACAAAGGTGAACGATCGATATCGAATGCTAAAGTCAGTTAATTAGGTTAGGAATGAgttttaaaaagcagaaattcggaaaaacatttttttgttcttttaaatctaagtgaaatttttagaattccaaCTAAGCACTGAGATATAGAAAGGAAtaagtgttaaaaatttcatatatatatatatatatatatatatatatatatatatatatatatatatatatatatatatatatatattcaatcagAATTTGAGGACTCAAAATTGTTAGAGAGCAGGAGGTATGGAATGGAAGTGAAATATCAGTTTCCGCGCTTAAATGCAAAACTATTATTCTCAGAAAAAAGTCATATGTAAAAAAGTATAGGTATTAAGATGACCTATAAGAAGAACCGTTGAAAGTAATGATTACTTAATTAGGATAGAAGTAAGTAGTACGTATTGTATTAAAGTAAATAACtagtaaaaatttattgctgTGTATCTTTCCCCATATTTTGATGACAAGTGAACTGGCTTTTATCTGgtgaatataaaatacttttcttcccATGTTAAATGAAATAGTTTGAAGTAATTGCTCCATAATTATGCAAACTTTTATTTATGCGTCTgtgtttatttaatgtaattttttgaagctaattaattttggaaactcTCTCTTACAGAGGGGGAGGAAGCTTGGATCCGCAAAACATGCGCACTTGCACCTTGTTCTTTAAGAGATGCATCACAAGCGTCAGGTCTGGGTCTCGATCATTGTGATCGGAGTCGAGATGAGTACGACTGCGTAACTTGTTGTAAAGAAAATGGATGCAATACAGGAAGTGGTGCCATCTGCCGGCCTGCTTTTGCAATCATATCTGCATTACTTATCCTCACAATCTTTCTTGGAGTTCAACGttatacatagaaatatttctttgattcattgttctctttaaaatgatttttttaatcaaaacagtGCCACTCCTCtgcataaaaatgttctttttgagATTAATATTTATTGGGAATGTGATTTTCCTATTTGGCACTAGATAATTATTTCTCTTcctaaaaaatcatttcaatttcagacaaaataaatagatttttatatgaaGACGTAATTGAAGAAATAcatgaaatgaatgcaaaaatgtaTGAAAGGGATTGGATTTTGACTGTAAGAGTAAAATGGttcgtttgagaaaaaaaattaatacttaatgaatggaaaaattgtttttaaagacaATTGATGCAGTAAAGATTATAGGAAATTCTTGCCTCAATCAActacaaacaaatttaaatcacTAATTACTGCAGTATTAAATTCATGATGCtccatattttaatgttaaagcacaaaaaaaaaagagtaggttcacaagtttattatatgaatattaatatatgcaAAAAGAGCaacattgcatttaaaataaaattagtaatgtaCTGAAAACTGaggtagaaaattatatttgcaattcaggagtaaaatcaaaactttatttgcttcgtattgaaatttcaaaacaaaaaatattctagattatagaaatattcagtttttaaaaagcattcaagaagaaatatttgtagaagagcatataaatattttatattactatatcAATAATAGTTTTGCTGTATAAATTATCTATTATAACCAAAATTAGTCATTATATCTTGTTATattgataatcatataataattGATGCAATAATATTGAGCTATATATTATCTGAACAAGGTGGTCGGAACGctggaaaatattttagttttgcaTTTGTTGCTTGCAcaaatcaagaaattaatatatatatagtatctaaaatgtataaaatcggGATATTTTCCATAtgttaatagtaattttaaaactaatggtTTACATTTGCATTTTGAATCATGTAAATTGTGTAAATATGATAGGATAtgatttctatattcaaaatctacaaaaaaaagaaaaaaaaact comes from Argiope bruennichi chromosome 2, qqArgBrue1.1, whole genome shotgun sequence and encodes:
- the LOC129961681 gene encoding uncharacterized protein LOC129961681 codes for the protein MRFLYIYAFDLVFLLPLMLGVECTLEKLKCYQCEVRKSDQCTDEYLLPCPEDQAYDSCMTRILKLKGEEAWIRKTCALAPCSLRDASQASGLGLDHCDRSRDEYDCVTCCKENGCNTGSGAICRPAFAIISALLILTIFLGVQRYT